The segment CTCTCGTATTTTCGCTTCCTGCTCATTTACTTGCTGGTAGTGCTTGCTGTCTGACCCGTACTTCTTCATCCAGTTGTAGAGGCTATTGGTGGAGACTCCAAGGCGTTCTGCCACACTTGCTACTGTGTAGCCTTGTTCGGTGACTTGTTTTACAGCTTGGATTTTAAATTCTTCGGTAAATTGCTTATTCATTTGCCCTCCTGTGGACTACTAATTGTAATTCAAATTAGTGGCTACAGGAGGCTGGCCGATTCAAGTACAATATTAGAGATCAGTGAGAACGATATAAAATCGCTCTTAAGTCGTGGTGTCAAACTTGCTCTGGATGACTTTGGGACTGGGCACTCATCAATGAATGTACTTAGAAACTTTCCATTCGAAACCGCTAAACTAGATAAAGTCTTTGTTTCTGTACTGTTTGGTGAGCTTACGGGAAGATAGCTTACAAAAGTATGTAGAAGTGGTTCCAGCCACAGCCAGAACCTGTTTTGATTAGAAATTGGACTGGTAATTCCAGGGTAAGAATCGCTCTGGGTTAGCCTTTACCTCGCTTTGCTTCCGCTGCACTGTATTAAAGTAATCCAGCACATTAACACCAGCCTCGGCGGCAGTCGCTATCATCGCCATTATCACATCAGCAATGTCTGCCCCCGCTTGTGTCTTGTGGAACATGGCATTTTTACGGTTTCGCGCGACCAGTTTTAGCGCTTGCTCTGCCCGGTTATTGTCCAGTTGCGCTCCCTCGAGCCGGCAGAAGGCTGTCATCCCTTCATAGTGTTTATTGAAGTAGCTAATCGCTTTACCAAGACCACTGTTTTCTTCCACGTTATCATTGTTCAGTTCACCCTCACCCTCACCCCAGTCCCGGATTTGCCCCATCACTGGAAGTGACCGTTTTTTATACCAGGTTAGCCGTTGCTCGGCGTTGAGTCCTCGCTCTCTGGCTTCATCATCGTGCCGCCAGATCTCCCCATACCACGTTAACACCTGCTCCACCTCATCCGGGAACTGATTAAGTACCTCTGCGAACTGGCGTCGGCCATGACTGTTGCACAGGCAGTGTTGAACCTCGTACCCAAGTGACGACCGA is part of the uncultured Draconibacterium sp. genome and harbors:
- a CDS encoding transposase; amino-acid sequence: MNKQFTEEFKIQAVKQVTEQGYTVASVAERLGVSTNSLYNWMKKYGSDSKHYQQVNEQEAKIRE